Below is a window of Cryobacterium sp. PAMC25264 DNA.
TCGAAGCCCTCGTGGGTGCGCTGCTCGAGCACGTCGGTGCTCGTGCGTCCGGGCAGGATCTGCTTGTACGCCTGCAGCCCGCCCTTCTCCCGGCTCAGCGGGATGAACGTCGTGCCGTGCCGCGTGAACGGCCGCTGGTCGAGCCGCGGGTCGTCGTCGGCGGGGGCGCGCACGAGATCGTCGATGGTCACGTCGTGAGCGCCCGACAGCGCGAGCAGTAGCTCCAGCGTGGGGGTGCGCTGTCCGGACTCGAGCCTGGAAAGGGTGCTCTCCGAAATGCCCGTCGCGGCGGAGAGTTGCGCCTGGGTGCGCCCGCTCTGCAGCCTGAGCTCGCGCAGCCTCGCGCCAACGGTCTTCAGAACGGATGCCGGTTCGCTGGTCATGCCCCCATCATGCCACTTCAGCAACCCTGCTTGCCATTTCGACGGGTCTCGACGTTCCCTCACTCGTTGGTTGAGCTTGTCGAAACCTGGTGACCCGGCCTTCAGCGGCCGCGTCCCAAGACCGGCTCGCGGGGTCGACCGCCGGGACCGCCGGGACCGACGACACCACCGAGGCAGGGCGGGAGGTCAGCCCAGCCGGTCGAGGAATTGGATGGAGCGCTCGAGTATCAACTCGGCAAGTTCCTCGTCGTACTCCTCGAGGCTGGAGTCGGCGATGAGGTGGCCGCCGGTCGGGTAGATGAACAGCTCGGCCGCCCCGGCCTCGTCGACGAGTTCCTCGGCATCCTCGAGTTCTACCCACTCGTCTCCGCTTCCCACGTGCACCTGCAACGCCACGGTCCCCGGCCAGTTCGACGCGAACGAGCCCGCCGGCACACCGCCGTGGTAGAGCAACGCCCCAAGGGCCCCCGGGCGGGTCTGGGCGAGCTTCTGCGCCGGCAGTGAGCCCAGCGAGAACCCGGCGTAGACGGTGTCCGGCGGCAGCGCATCCGCGGCTAGCGTGCCTCGCTCGATGATGGTCTCGAAGCCCAGCTTCTCCGCGTGGGCGACCCCGGCATCGATCGAGTCGAAGGTGAGGCCGTCGTAGAGGTCGGGCACGACCACGTCGTGGCCGGCGTCCCGCAGCCGCTGGGCGAATTCCGCGACGCCGTCGGTGAGGCCCTGGGCGTGGTGGAAGAGGATGACGTGGGTCACAACGGTCCTTTCGGCAGGGCGGCCGAGCGGCGCGGCCAGAGCCCCGCGCGCTAGGCGGCCAGGAACAGGATGAATCCGATCAGCGGCAGCGTACCCTGGGTCAGCGCCGACCGGACCTTGCCCGGGCCCGTCGTGGTGAGCACAATCGCGGCCGTGAACATCGACGCGGTGCTGAAGAGGATCAACGCGGTGCCGGCGTCCTGGGGGCCACCGAAGTAGAGGAACAGGCCGATGGCCGCACCCACCGCCAGGAACAGGTTGTAGAAGCCCTGGTTGTACGCGAGCACCTTGGTCGTCTCGGCGTCGGCTTGGTTGGCCAGGCCGAAACGCTGCCAGATCTTCGGCCGGGTCCACCACGCGCTCTCCATGAGGAAGATGTACACGTGCAGGACTGCCGCGAGGGCGACGAAAACTGAAGCGAAGATGGCCATATTTGCAGCCTAGCCTCCCGGTTCCGGTATCAGCGGCGTACGTCCACCACCGTGCGGCCGTGGATGCGGCCGGCCAGGATGCGTTCGGCGGCTGCGAAGGATTCGTCCAGCGTGATGACCTCGGTGAGGCCGTCGAGCAGCCCGAGGTCGAGGTCGGTGGCGAGGCGCCCCCAGGCCTCGTCACGGAGGGCGAGCGGTGCTTCGACCGAGTTGATTCCGGCGAGCGTGACGGCGCGCAGGATGAACGGCATCACGGTCGTGGGCAGGTCGGCGCCCTGGGCCAGGCCGCAGGAGGCCACGACCCCGCCCTGATGTGTCTGGGCCAGCACGTTGGCCAGGGTGTGGCTGCCGACGGAGTCGACGGCGCCGGCCCAGCGCTGGGTCTGTAGCGGCTTCCCGGGCTCGCCCAGGGTATGCCGGTCGAGGATCTCCGCTGCGCCGAGGCTCCGCAGATAGTCACCGAGTTCGTCGCCTCGGCCAGTGGAGGCGACGACGCGGTACCCGCGCGCGGCGAGCAGGGCGATTGCGATGGATCCGACGCCGCCGGCCGCGCCGGTCACGAGCACGTCGCCCGATTCGGGCTGCACTCCGCCGCGCTCGAGTGCGAGCACCGCGAGCATCGCGGTGAACCCGGCCGTGCCGATGGCGGCGGCACGCACGGGGCTCAGGGCATCCGGCAGCCGCACCAGCGAGGCGCCCGAGACCCTGGCACGTTCGGCCAGGCCACCGTGGTGGCTCTCACCGATGCCCGACCCGTTCAGGATCACCCGGTCGCCGGCGCTCCAGCGCGGGTCGCTGCTCGCCTCCACGGTGCCCACGAGGTCGATGCCGGCGATCAGCGGCCACACCCGGGCCACACCGGGCCGGCCCATCAGCGCCAGGCCGTCCTTGTAGTTGATGCTGGAGAACTCGACGGCCACGGTGACGTCGCCGTCCATGAGAACGTCGTCGGTGACCGTGGTCAGCGCAGCTGACTGGGTGCGCTTACCCGATTCATCCTCGGTACGGTCGACGACGATGGCGCGGAACTCGGGAGCAGACATGCCTTCACCCTAGACCTGGCACGGTGCTGCCGGCCGGATCAGGTCACGTCCCGCTTCCAGCTCACCAGGTAGCCGAAGCCCGTGGCGAGCAGACCGTACGCCAGTAGGACGAGACCGCCCTGCCAGCTCGCCAACACGGCCCCACCCGGGCTGGCGAGGGTGAAGAAACTCGCCCCCACGAGCGCGTCGGAGGCGGCGCCTGGCAGGAACTTGCCCACATCCGCCGTCACCTGCGTGAACGACGACGCGAAGCGGAGCAGCGGTTCGACGAACTGGGTGAACGCGAGCACGATCACGATCGACGCGACCTGGCTGGGCACAAGAACGCCCAGGCCCACGCCGATGACGGCCCAGAGCGCCATGGCCACCACGGTGCGGCCGATCAGCGCCCAGGTCGCCGAGTCGGCGAGCAGCGGGTCGATGCCGAAGCCGTTGAAGACCAGGGCGCCGACGCCCACGGATGCAGCCAGCGCGACGACGCCGAAGGCCGCACCCACCACGAACAGGGCGATGGTCTTGGCGCCGAGCACCCGGGCGCGCCGGGGTGTGGCCAGAAAGGTAGGCGTGAGGGTCTGGTGGCGGAACTCGCCGGTGCTGGCCAGGGCGCCCAGCAGCACCGGGAAGACGTAACCGACCGAGGCGGCGAAGCTGTAGATGAGCGGGGGCAGGCTCCCGAGCCCGGCCAGGCTGCCGCCACCACCGGTGTTCACGGAGTCCGAGCTGATGGCGCCGCTGTCGATGCCGCCGAACAGGGCGGCGAGCCCGCCGGCCAGGAGGGCGATGTAGCCGAACAGCACCAGCGCGAGGATCCACCACATCCGGGTGGTGAGGATCTTGCTGAATTCGGCGGCCACGGGGCGCAGGATCAGGTTCACAGCGATTCGCCTCCATCGACGAGGGCGAGGAAGGAGTCTTCCAGGCCGGCCTTCTGCCTGTGCAGCACGTTCAGTTCCACGCCGGCGGTGAAGGCTATGTGGCCCACCAGGCCGGGGTCGGGCACGGCCACGATCAGGCCCGTGCGGCCGGAGGTGAACTGCAGGTCCGCCGCCGTGAGCGCGGCCGCGAGGGCGTCCCGGTCGGGGGAGTCCACGATGACCTGCGGGGCGATGTTGGTGTCCAGGCTGGAGAGCGGGCCGGAGTGCACGAGTTCGCCCTTGGCGATGATGATCACGTCGTCGACGCTCTGCTGCACCTCGCTGAGCAGGTGCGAGCTCACCAGCACGGTGCGGCCCTCCGCGGCCATGCTGCTGAGGAACCCCCGGATCCACTTGATGCCCTCAGGGTCCAGGCCGTTGATCGGCTCGTCGAGCACGAGCACGCCGGGGTCGCCCAGCAGCGAGTAGGCCAGGCCCAGACGTTGGCGCATACCCAGGGAGTAGCCGCCGACGCGCTGGTCGGCGTGCTCGGCCAGGCCCACCTGGTGCAGCACCTCGCCGACCCGGGTGCGGGGCAGCCCGGCGGCGATCGTGTACACGCCGAGGTGGTTGGCGGCCGTGCGGCCGGGGTGGAAGCTGGCGGCTTCGAGGGCCGCTCCCACGGTGGCCAGAGGCCGTGGCAGGTCCCGGTATCGCACCCCGCCGAAGGTGGCAGTGCCGGACGTGGGGGCCACCAGGCCCAGCAGCATCCGGAGGGTTGTGGTCTTGCCGGCGCCGTTCGGTCCCAGGAATCCGGTCACCCGGCCGGGCTCGACCGTGAAGGAGAGGTCGTTGACGGCCGTGACCTGCCCGAACCTCTTGGTGATATTGCTGAATTCGATGACCGAGCCGATTGGCATCAGTGTCCCCTCTGTCGCTAGCGTCAGTTTATGGGGAAAACGGGCCGGTCCGCCCGGGTTTTTTGCACGGATGCCGGCCCAGCGCGGCCAAAGTCGGCTACGCGCGCAGGAATTCGGCGATCGCGACCAGCAGGGTGTCGATCTCCGCGGCCGTGCTGTACGGGGCCAGGCCCACCCGCAGGCCGCCCGCATCACCGAGGTCGAGGTGACGGGACGCCTCGAGAGCGTAGAACGACCCGGCCGGAGCCAGAATCCGCCTTTCGCTGAGGAACTGGGCCGCGTCGGCGGCGGTGCGCTCGGCGAAGCCGACCAGAACCGTGGGCGTGCGATCGGCGGCCTGCGAGTACAGGGTCACCCCGGGCAGCGCGGCCAGTCCGGCTTCGAGCCGTGCGCGGAGGGAATCCTCGTGCGCCTCCACCTGCCGGAGCGACGCGCGCAGGCGTTCCCGGCGGCTGACGCTGGGGCGTGAGGTGCTGCCGCTGGCCAGGTCGCCGAGGCCCGCGAGGAAGTCCACGGCGGCCGTGACGCCCGCGAGGGTCTCGTAGGGCAGGGTGCCGAGCTCGAAGCGCTCCGGCACCACATCCGTGGAGGGCAGCAGCTTGTCGGGATGGATCCCCTCGAGCAGGGCGGGGTCGGCGGCCAGGACGCCGCAGTGCGGGCCGAAGAACTTGTACGGGGAGCAGACGAAGAAGTCGGCGCCGAGCGCGGCCAGGTCCACGAAGGCATGCGGAACGTAGTGCACCCCATCAACGAACAACCGGGCGCCGGCCGCATGCACCACCTCGGCGATCTCCGCGATGGCCGGTCGGGTTCCGATCAGGTTGGATGCGGCGGTGACCGCGACCAGGCGCGTGCGGTCGGTGAGCACCGCGGCGACGGCGGATGCGGGCAGCTCGCCCGTGCTCGGATCGAAGTCCACCCACACCACGGTGGCGCCGACGTGTGCGGCGGCCTGCACCCACGGGCGGATGTTGGCGTCGTGGTCGAGGCGGGAGACCACGATCTCGTCGCCCGGCGCCCAGTGCCGGGCGAGGTGCCGGGAGAAGTCGTAGGTGAGCTGGGTGGCGCTGCGGCCGTAGACGATGCCGAGCGGGTCGGCGCCGAGCAGGTCGGCCATCGCGGTGCGGAAGCCGGTGACGGCATCGTCGGCGTTGCGTTCGGAGGGGCTGCGCCGGCCGCGAATCGACAGCGGGCCGGTGAGGGTGTCCATGATCGCCTGGCCGACGCTCACGGGGGTCTGCGTGCCGCCCGGGCTGTCGAAGTGCACGGAACCGGCGGACAGGGCGGGAAAGTGGGCGCGGATCGTTTCGACGTCGTAGGTCACCCTGCCATCCAAGCATTGATCGGCCGGTCCCTCCGCGCGTGGGGCGACCGAACTAGCATGGGCGCATGCCAGAGACCACGGCGGGGCCCTCCGTGCGGCGGCGTGTGTCATTCGGGGCGGTGCTGGACTCGTTCTTCTTCGTCCTCGCCGGCTTCGCGGCGGTCTGGCTCGCCGTACTCCTGGCCACCGAGAGCCTGGGGCTGGGCTGGGGATTGCTCTGGTTCGCGGTGCTGTTCTGGGCGTTGCTGGCCTACCTGGTGCTGCCGCGCCTGCACCGCATCCTCACCCGGCTCTACGTGCCCGACTACTTCATTGGCCGCACCCGCACGAGCGACGGCCTGCTCGGCGACCCGGTCAACCTCGCCCTCACCGGCAGCGCCGACCAGGTGCACGCGGCGCTTGCTGCGGCGGGGTGGACCCGGGCGGATGACGTGACCCTCGCCTCCAGCTGGCGCATCGTGACCTCGACCGTGCGTCGGCGCAGCTACCTGCAGGCACCGGTGAGTCCGCTCTTGCTCTTCGACCGGATCCAGGACTTCGCCTACCAGCAGGAGGTCGAGAACAACCCGGCCAAGCGTCATCACGTGCGGTTCTGGCGCTGCCCGGACGGCTGGATGCTGCCCGGCGGTCACCGCGTGGACTGGCTGGCCGCCGGCACCTTCGACCGGGCCGTGGGGCTCAGCCTGTTCACACTGCAAGTCACCCACAAGATCGACGAGCACACCGATGTGGAGCGGGACCACATCGTGGCCAGCATCCGCGCCGCTATGCCGCAGACCCGGATCGTGCTGCTGCGCGATTTCGCCAGCGGCTATCACTCCCGCAACGGCGGCGGTGACAGCATCCAGACCGACGGCGACCTGCCGGTGATCGACCTGCGCGGCCTGCCCGTGGCCGGAAGGCCCAGCGGTGAGGCCGTGGGCGAAGCCGGATCGGTGGTCGAAGTGACCGGGCTGTCATGAGTGACATCCGCTCCCCGCGCGGCAAGCGCCCGGCGTCGGTAGTCGGCGGGGCGCTACTGATGGCGGTGCGCGCGTTGTCCGGCGCCGCCGTGATCGTCACCGTGCTGGCATCCTGGGACACCTATGCCGCCACGATCGTGATCAACGGCGAGCGGGTCGGCGGCGTCAACCCGCAGGCCGCGGGCGCCGTCCTGGGCTGGCTGCTCGGTGCCTACGCGGTCTACCTCGTGCTCTACCTCGGCCTGGCCGCGCTGGTGCTCATCGGTCACAACTGGGCCAGGGTGGTGGCCATGTCGTTCGCATCGCTGAGCATCCTGCTCTCCTTCGCCGACTACGCCCTCAACGGTGCCGAGATCACGCTGCGCACCTCGCTGGCGGGTGTCACGGTCGACATCCTCATCCTGCTCGCACTGTCCAGCGCGAACGCCCGGCACTTCGCCCGGGCCCGGGGTGAGGCCCGGTCCGGGCGCTGAGCCTCAGGCGACGGGCGCGTCGGCCGTGATGAGGCCGGCGCTCGCCGGGGCGAGCGCGCTGCGGCGGGTGGCGGCCACGATCATCACGATCACGGCGGCTGCGGTGATGACGGCGCCGGTCCAGATCGGGGAGGTGTAGCCCAGGCCGACGCTGATGGTGATGCCACCGATCCAGGCGCCGAGGGCGTTGCCCACGTTGAACGCGGCGATGTTGGCGCTGGAGGCCAGGGTGGGCGCGGTGTCGGCGTAGAGCATGATGCGCGTCTGCAGGCCGGGAACGGTGCCGAAACCGAAACCGCCCATCAGCACGAGCGCGACGACGGTGGCCACGGGGTTGGCGGCGGTGAGGGCGAAGAGCACCATCACCACGGTGAGGCCGGACAGCAACACGATCAGGGTGGGGTCGAGGCGCCGGTCGGCCGCCTTGCCGCCCAGGATGTTGCCGACGAAGAGTCCGGCACCGAACACCACGAGCAGCCACGGCACGGCGGCGCTGGCGAAGCCGCTGACCTCGGTGAGGGTGAAGGCGATGTAGGTGAAGGCACCGAACATGCCGCCGAAGCCGAGCACCGTCACCACGAGTGAGAGCCACACCTGGCCCGACCGGAACGCTCGGAGTTCGCCGCGCAGGTTGCTCACGTGCGCGGTGTCGTCGGTGGCGCGGGGCACGAGTGCCACAATTCCGGCCAGCGCGATGGCGCCGATCACGGTGATCGCCCAGAAGGTGGCCCGCCAGCCGAAGCTCTGGCCGATGAAGGTGCCGAACGGCACCCCGAGCACATTGGCGAGGGTGAGGCCGGTGAACATGATGGCGATGGCGCCGGACTTCTTGCTCTGTGGCACCAGGCTGGCCGCGACGACAGAGCCGATGCCGAAGAAGGCGCCGTGGCAGAGGGCCGCGATGATGCGGCCGAGCAGCATGACCGAGTAGGTCGGGGCGAGAGCGGAGACCAGGTTGCCGATGATGAAGAGCACCATCAGCCCCACCAGAACGTGTTTGCGGGGCAGCCGGGTCACGGCGGCGGTGAGCAGGACGGCACCGGCGGCGACACTGAGGGCGTAGCCGGAGATAAGCCAGCCGGCGGCCGCCTCTGAGACAGCGAAGTCGGCGGCCACCTCGGGCAGGAGGCCGGCGATGACGAATTCGGTCAGGCCGATCCCGAAACCGCCAAGGGCGAGTGCGATCAATCCAATGGGCATGAAAATCCTTCGGTGTGTGCGGGGTACGCGCCCGTCCCCATCGCTGATCGGTCCCGGTGGTCGAGCGAGTCGAGACCTAGGGAGGTACTTGCAGGCGCGTGATAAATAATTGCACACGCTAGGTAACTGCGCAAGCAACTACTTTCACCGTGTGGCGTCGCGCCGTGAATGCGCCCGCGCTCAGGCGCCGTGCGGACTACGCCGCGTGCGCCGTGCAGGCCGGCGCGGCCAAGGCCACGCAGTCCGGGCACACCACAAGCTGCTCCCGGCACGACAGGTCGCGGCAGTTGAGCATGTTCTTGGTGGGGTCGCCGCAGACCCGGCAGTTTCCGAGCACGGCCGCGTGGTCGCTGAAGTCCACCGACATCCGCTGGTCGAACACGTACAACGAGCCGTCCCACAGGCCGTCGTCGCCGTAGGCCTCGCCGTACCGCACGATGCCGCCCTCGAGCTGGTAGACCTCGCCGAAGCCACGGTCCTTCATGAGCGACGAGAGCACCTCGCAACGGATGCCGCCGGTGCAGTAGGTCACGACGGGCTGGCCCTTGAGGTGGTCGTACTTGCCGCTGTCCAGCTCGGCTGCGAACTCACGGGTGTTGGCCACATCCGGCACCACCGCGCCCCGGAAGCGGCCGATCTCGGCCTCGAAGGCGTTGCGGCCGTCAAAGAACACCACGTCGTCACCGCGCTCGGCCACCAGGGCGTGCAATTCGGCGGGGGCCAGGCGGGTGCCGCCACCCACCACGCCGCCAGCCTGCACCGTGAGTGAGGCGGGGGAGCCGAAGCTGACGATCTCGTCGCGCACCTTCACCACCAGGCGGGGGAAGTCGAGGCTTGCGCCGTTCTCGTCGAGCCCCGTGCCCTCGCTCCACTTGAAGTCGATGTCGGCGAACGCCGCGTACTGCCGGGTCTTGCGCACGTAACGTTTGAGGGCCGGCAGATCGCCACCCACCGTGCCGTTGAGACCGTCCTTGGAGATCAGGATGCGCCCGCGCAGACCCAGGGATTCGCAGAGGTCTCGCTGCCACAGCCGGATGGCCTCGGGGTCGGCGAGCGGGGTGAAGACGTAGTAGAGAAGGATCTTCGGAATGGCCACCTCCATATTTTAGGCGTCGGTGCTTTTGAGGCAGCAGCCACGTAGGCTGAAACACCAGACCACCAGCCGAACCCTTGGAGCGTGTATGCCCAGCACCGATCCCTTCGCCCGTTTCGGCGAGGTGCCACTGTTCAGCCTGACCAGTTCCGTGATGATCGACGGCGGGTCCCTCGCGGCTGCGCAGTACGGCGCCGGCGCGGGTGGACAGGATGTGTCCCCCGACCTGCACTGGACGGGCTTCCCCGCCGAGACCAAGAGTTTCGCTCTCACCGTCTATGACCCGGATGCGCCCACCGGCTCGGGCTTCTGGCACTGGGCGCTGTTCAACATCCCCGCCGAGACCACCAGCCTGCCCACCGGAGCCGGGGCCGAGAACTCGGTGCTGCTGCCCGCGGGCGCCGTCGTCATGCCCAACGAGGGCCGCGCACCCACGTTCATCGGCGCCGGCCCGCCGCCCGGAACGGGTACCCACCGCTACCAATTCGTGCTGCACGCGCTCGACGTGGCCGACCTCGGCGTCGACCCGCAGGCCACGCCGGCGGTGATGGGCTTCAACGTGCATTTCCACACCCTGGCGCGCGCCGTTCTCGAGGCCACGGGAGTCGCCGGAGGCGCTGACGCCTGAGCCGGGGAACCGCCGGATCCATGCACATGAATGATTCTCAGGTTATCTCAGGGTGTGACAACTATCGTCATCAGGCGGCAAAATTCTGATCCACGCGCCTCCAGGGCGACATCGGTTTGACCCTGCCGCTCTCGGCAGAGCCACACCGGCAGTAAGGCACCATGTTCCGCATCTCCCCCCTCACCAGCAGTGCATTCGATTCCACCGCGGGTCCCGCCAGGGACTCCCACCTCACCCACCGGGAGACCGGACTGGCGCGGGTGCCGGTCTGGCTCTGGCGTGCGTTGATGACGCGACTCGCGCCCGGTGAGCTGCACAAGTTCAACGCCGACCCCATCGACGCCGTCGACTACCACTTCGACCTCGACTACGTGGGCGACGGCATCCGCGACCACCGACTCGATGTTCTGGTGCCGCACGATGCCGTCGACGGGGCAGCGGCCCCGGCCCCGCTGCCGGTCTACGTGTACTTCCACGGCGGCGGCTGGACCTCCGGTGACAAGGCCCCGCTCACCAAGTACGCCGCCAGCCAGGCCGTCGAGGGCATGGTGGTGGTCAACGCGAACTACCGCATGGCCACGCGGTTCGGTATCACGCACATGCTGCACGACGCCAATGACGTGCTCACCTGGGTCAAGCGCAACATCCTCGAGTACGGCGGCGACCCCACCCGCATCGTGATCGGCGGCGACTCCGCCGGCGGTCACATCGCGGCGCTGCTCACCGCCGCGGCGAATGACGAGGCCCTCGCCGCGCACCACGACATCGACCTGCAGATCGAGCCTGGTCATCTGCGTGGTCTCGTGCAGCACTGCAGCATCGCCGATTTCTCGGTGATGTTCGAGCGCGGCTTCGTGCTCAGCCTCAATTTCCTGCGGATGTTGCTCCCCGAGCGCGGTCGTGGCCAATCGCTGCGCGATGCCGCCCGCTTCCTGTCGCCGATCGAGTGGCTGGGCAAGGGATTCCCGCCGGTGTTCATCACGACTTCAGAGCGGGACTATTTCTACCGCGCCAACCTCAATTTCATCGAGGCCCTTCGGCGTCGCTCGGTCCTTGTCGACACCGTGATCTACGGCCGGCACCGCACCAACACCCGGCACACCTGGCAGCAGGATGCGAGCCACCCCGAATCGCAGGAGGTCTACCGCCGCTTGGGTACCTTCGTGCGCAAGGTGGCCGACCTGCCCACCCAGGCCGCGCACGCGCTCGCCCGCTCGGCTCCGGCCGAACCCGCCCTGGCCTGATTCCCGCGCCGGCCCCGGTACGGCGCGTGGTAGACAGGGTCGACCTGCCGCACACCCGGGCAGGGCCACGCCGGCTCCGAGGGAAGACATGAACCAGGCCCACCCGTTCCCGCCCGCCGGCCGGCCAACCGCCGGCCTCCCGTTCACCGGCCTGCCCCGAACCGGGCTGCCGCCGCGGGCCCTGACGGTCGACGACCCTCAGCTCGCCGAGCACATCACGCACCGGCTCACCGACGTGCGCGAGGTGGCCGGGCACCGCGAATACCGCGCGTTCGCCGGCGCCTGGAACGACACCGAGATCGTCGTC
It encodes the following:
- a CDS encoding dienelactone hydrolase family protein — its product is MHPVPGRLARGALAAPLGRPAERTVVTHVILFHHAQGLTDGVAEFAQRLRDAGHDVVVPDLYDGLTFDSIDAGVAHAEKLGFETIIERGTLAADALPPDTVYAGFSLGSLPAQKLAQTRPGALGALLYHGGVPAGSFASNWPGTVALQVHVGSGDEWVELEDAEELVDEAGAAELFIYPTGGHLIADSSLEEYDEELAELILERSIQFLDRLG
- a CDS encoding YbhB/YbcL family Raf kinase inhibitor-like protein, with translation MPSTDPFARFGEVPLFSLTSSVMIDGGSLAAAQYGAGAGGQDVSPDLHWTGFPAETKSFALTVYDPDAPTGSGFWHWALFNIPAETTSLPTGAGAENSVLLPAGAVVMPNEGRAPTFIGAGPPPGTGTHRYQFVLHALDVADLGVDPQATPAVMGFNVHFHTLARAVLEATGVAGGADA
- a CDS encoding alpha/beta hydrolase → MFRISPLTSSAFDSTAGPARDSHLTHRETGLARVPVWLWRALMTRLAPGELHKFNADPIDAVDYHFDLDYVGDGIRDHRLDVLVPHDAVDGAAAPAPLPVYVYFHGGGWTSGDKAPLTKYAASQAVEGMVVVNANYRMATRFGITHMLHDANDVLTWVKRNILEYGGDPTRIVIGGDSAGGHIAALLTAAANDEALAAHHDIDLQIEPGHLRGLVQHCSIADFSVMFERGFVLSLNFLRMLLPERGRGQSLRDAARFLSPIEWLGKGFPPVFITTSERDYFYRANLNFIEALRRRSVLVDTVIYGRHRTNTRHTWQQDASHPESQEVYRRLGTFVRKVADLPTQAAHALARSAPAEPALA
- a CDS encoding MDR family oxidoreductase, whose protein sequence is MSAPEFRAIVVDRTEDESGKRTQSAALTTVTDDVLMDGDVTVAVEFSSINYKDGLALMGRPGVARVWPLIAGIDLVGTVEASSDPRWSAGDRVILNGSGIGESHHGGLAERARVSGASLVRLPDALSPVRAAAIGTAGFTAMLAVLALERGGVQPESGDVLVTGAAGGVGSIAIALLAARGYRVVASTGRGDELGDYLRSLGAAEILDRHTLGEPGKPLQTQRWAGAVDSVGSHTLANVLAQTHQGGVVASCGLAQGADLPTTVMPFILRAVTLAGINSVEAPLALRDEAWGRLATDLDLGLLDGLTEVITLDESFAAAERILAGRIHGRTVVDVRR
- a CDS encoding LssY C-terminal domain-containing protein; translated protein: MPETTAGPSVRRRVSFGAVLDSFFFVLAGFAAVWLAVLLATESLGLGWGLLWFAVLFWALLAYLVLPRLHRILTRLYVPDYFIGRTRTSDGLLGDPVNLALTGSADQVHAALAAAGWTRADDVTLASSWRIVTSTVRRRSYLQAPVSPLLLFDRIQDFAYQQEVENNPAKRHHVRFWRCPDGWMLPGGHRVDWLAAGTFDRAVGLSLFTLQVTHKIDEHTDVERDHIVASIRAAMPQTRIVLLRDFASGYHSRNGGGDSIQTDGDLPVIDLRGLPVAGRPSGEAVGEAGSVVEVTGLS
- a CDS encoding helix-turn-helix domain-containing protein, translated to MTSEPASVLKTVGARLRELRLQSGRTQAQLSAATGISESTLSRLESGQRTPTLELLLALSGAHDVTIDDLVRAPADDDPRLDQRPFTRHGTTFIPLSREKGGLQAYKQILPGRTSTDVLEQRTHEGFDWFYVLSGRLRLVLGEHDMILGVGEVAEFDTRVPHAFGSAGPEPAEILSLFGHQGERIHVRASTVR
- a CDS encoding DUF1304 domain-containing protein, giving the protein MAIFASVFVALAAVLHVYIFLMESAWWTRPKIWQRFGLANQADAETTKVLAYNQGFYNLFLAVGAAIGLFLYFGGPQDAGTALILFSTASMFTAAIVLTTTGPGKVRSALTQGTLPLIGFILFLAA
- a CDS encoding MFS transporter, whose translation is MPIGLIALALGGFGIGLTEFVIAGLLPEVAADFAVSEAAAGWLISGYALSVAAGAVLLTAAVTRLPRKHVLVGLMVLFIIGNLVSALAPTYSVMLLGRIIAALCHGAFFGIGSVVAASLVPQSKKSGAIAIMFTGLTLANVLGVPFGTFIGQSFGWRATFWAITVIGAIALAGIVALVPRATDDTAHVSNLRGELRAFRSGQVWLSLVVTVLGFGGMFGAFTYIAFTLTEVSGFASAAVPWLLVVFGAGLFVGNILGGKAADRRLDPTLIVLLSGLTVVMVLFALTAANPVATVVALVLMGGFGFGTVPGLQTRIMLYADTAPTLASSANIAAFNVGNALGAWIGGITISVGLGYTSPIWTGAVITAAAVIVMIVAATRRSALAPASAGLITADAPVA
- a CDS encoding rhodanese-related sulfurtransferase, which produces MAIPKILLYYVFTPLADPEAIRLWQRDLCESLGLRGRILISKDGLNGTVGGDLPALKRYVRKTRQYAAFADIDFKWSEGTGLDENGASLDFPRLVVKVRDEIVSFGSPASLTVQAGGVVGGGTRLAPAELHALVAERGDDVVFFDGRNAFEAEIGRFRGAVVPDVANTREFAAELDSGKYDHLKGQPVVTYCTGGIRCEVLSSLMKDRGFGEVYQLEGGIVRYGEAYGDDGLWDGSLYVFDQRMSVDFSDHAAVLGNCRVCGDPTKNMLNCRDLSCREQLVVCPDCVALAAPACTAHAA
- a CDS encoding cysteine desulfurase-like protein, giving the protein MTYDVETIRAHFPALSAGSVHFDSPGGTQTPVSVGQAIMDTLTGPLSIRGRRSPSERNADDAVTGFRTAMADLLGADPLGIVYGRSATQLTYDFSRHLARHWAPGDEIVVSRLDHDANIRPWVQAAAHVGATVVWVDFDPSTGELPASAVAAVLTDRTRLVAVTAASNLIGTRPAIAEIAEVVHAAGARLFVDGVHYVPHAFVDLAALGADFFVCSPYKFFGPHCGVLAADPALLEGIHPDKLLPSTDVVPERFELGTLPYETLAGVTAAVDFLAGLGDLASGSTSRPSVSRRERLRASLRQVEAHEDSLRARLEAGLAALPGVTLYSQAADRTPTVLVGFAERTAADAAQFLSERRILAPAGSFYALEASRHLDLGDAGGLRVGLAPYSTAAEIDTLLVAIAEFLRA
- a CDS encoding ATP-binding cassette domain-containing protein, with the translated sequence MPIGSVIEFSNITKRFGQVTAVNDLSFTVEPGRVTGFLGPNGAGKTTTLRMLLGLVAPTSGTATFGGVRYRDLPRPLATVGAALEAASFHPGRTAANHLGVYTIAAGLPRTRVGEVLHQVGLAEHADQRVGGYSLGMRQRLGLAYSLLGDPGVLVLDEPINGLDPEGIKWIRGFLSSMAAEGRTVLVSSHLLSEVQQSVDDVIIIAKGELVHSGPLSSLDTNIAPQVIVDSPDRDALAAALTAADLQFTSGRTGLIVAVPDPGLVGHIAFTAGVELNVLHRQKAGLEDSFLALVDGGESL
- a CDS encoding ABC transporter permease translates to MNLILRPVAAEFSKILTTRMWWILALVLFGYIALLAGGLAALFGGIDSGAISSDSVNTGGGGSLAGLGSLPPLIYSFAASVGYVFPVLLGALASTGEFRHQTLTPTFLATPRRARVLGAKTIALFVVGAAFGVVALAASVGVGALVFNGFGIDPLLADSATWALIGRTVVAMALWAVIGVGLGVLVPSQVASIVIVLAFTQFVEPLLRFASSFTQVTADVGKFLPGAASDALVGASFFTLASPGGAVLASWQGGLVLLAYGLLATGFGYLVSWKRDVT